In Micromonospora inyonensis, the genomic window GACCTGTGCCTCTCTCCTGGCGGACCTGGACGTGCACCCTCGGGTGGCGATGCAGATCCTCCGGCACGCTCAGTTCGCCATCACCATGGAGATCTACACGGTGGTCTCCTCGGCGGCCACCCGCGACGCACTCAAGCGGCTCGGCAGCGCGCTGGACCGGTAGGACGTACTGATTCGGTCAGGACGGCCGACGCCCCTGGGGTCCGGTCCGCTACCGGTCGACGTAGTGGTACCGGCAGGCGATGATCTCGACGTCGTTCTTGGTGATCCGATACACCAGGCGGTGTTCGCGATCGATCCGGCGGGACCAGAAGCCGGACAGCTCTCCCCGAAGGGGTTCCGGTTTGCCGATGCCCTCGTATCCGTTGCGCATCACGTCCGCGATGAGATCGTTGATGCGCTTGACCAGCTTTCGGTGTGTGTGGCTGAGGTACTGATTCCAGGCCGTCGCGGTGAAGACCAGCCTCACGCGACGTCCCGGACGGTGGCCGGGTCGACCAGATCCCGCTCGACCGTGTCGCCCTGCTCAAGCTCCGCGATCGATCGGCGCAGAGCTGCGGCGTTGCTCGGGCTGCGCAGGAGGTACTCGGTCTCCTTCATCGACTCGTACTCGGCGAGCGACACGATCACCACGGGCTCGTGTCCGGACCGGGTCACCACCACCTCCTCCGCGTCGTTGATGACGCTGTCGAGTTCGGCGGCCAGGTTCTGTCGTAGCTGGGTGAAGTTCACGGTCCGCATGACCACCTCCAGGGCAAGTACAGAAAACTGTACCTCAGGAGGACCTGCGTATCACTCATGGCCGACCTGGCGGTGCACCCACGGGTACTGCTGTACTCCGCTGCTGTACGAGTTGAGAGTGCGGCTCAAGCGGTCCCGCGAAGGGGCGTTGACCTGTGGAGGAGTGGGCCGGAGGTACCACCATGCGAACCACACCGCCACCATCGCAGGCGATCCGCTGCCCCTAGGTCTGCCCAGCCCACGGGCGTCGGACGGTGCTCGATGACCTCGACTTGCCGACTGGTGCGGTTCGTCGGCACGACTGGCCCCGCCCTACGCGATGTCGCCTGAGGCGCGCGGGGATCAGGCGATCTGACGGAGGTCGCTGCCGTAGTCGAAGATGATTGTGAGTCGCGGCAGGCAGCGCCGCTGCACAGCACGCCGTGGCCGAGTCGCGCGCATCACCGATCGCCGCCACGACGTATCCATGCCGCACCGACGCAGGACGCCTCGACGAATGGGTGGCGCTGTTCAACCCGGCTGCTCAGCGATCTGCTGACGATCGTTGCGGGCCGGGCCGGGTGGTCAGGCCCGGGCCGGCAACAGCCCGTCTACTCGGAGCCGGTGTGCTCCAGGTCAGGGTCCTCGCGATAATCGCTGATCACCGTGACGGCTTCGGTTTCCGGCCGATATCCGGGGTCGAGTCGCACGAGGTCCCATTCGTTGATCCAGGCCCGCACGTACTGCCGCATCCGGGTAGCGCCCAGCCTCTCCAGCCCGGCCACGTCGGGCGGATGCCATCCGAACGCCTGCCCGTGCAGTTCGCGCAGCTGCGTGTACACCTGCTTGAGCTCGGCGTCGTCCGGCGGGGTGAGCAGGTGTGTCTCCCGGTCGATGATCCGCATGCCGAGTTCGGCGGCGGCCGCGAGCTCGGCCGCGTCCGGCGTTCCCTTGGCCAGCAGCCGCTCCGGGACGACGTGCCGATCGTTGCGCCCGGTAATCACGGCCGCCTCGAAGTCGTCGGTCATGGCGAGCACCGCAGCCATCGGGGTGCCTCTGCCGTTCTCACCTCGCATCCACCGGGCCAGCTCCGCATACGATTTGGCGCGCTGGAGCAGCGAGTACCGTCCGATGAGCTCGACCTCGTCGAAAAGGACGAGCCAACCGGGTGACCCTGCGGCAGCCAGCAGACGGGCCCCGAACCGCATCCGCTGCCGGGCCAGTTCGGCCGCCGCCACCGGCGCGAAGACGGGTCGCTGCTCGCCGACCTCCCGCATCCGTCGGCGCAGTTCCGGGATCGCGATCGGATCACCCGACCAGAAACGCAGAACGGTCTCGGCGAACGACGGGTCGCGCTCACGGAGGTGAGCGAACAGCACCAGACTCGCAGGGAACCGTTCGTTCAGCTCGGATCCGCTCGACGACGCCCAACGCAGCAGCTCGGCACAGGCGCGGCCGTCCAGGTCGAGCCCGGCCGCTGCCTCGATGATCGCTGGCCGGACC contains:
- a CDS encoding BREX system ATP-binding domain-containing protein, which codes for MMIGMTDGRSPAVVARRAIEALRAGVPSRDAVAALGSGQSAIEDRFETMCASAAAGSPASILIGGGFGAGKSHLLEHLARLALNNGWTVSRVVVSKETPLYDPAKVFRAAADSALRDGQVRPAIIEAAAGLDLDGRACAELLRWASSSGSELNERFPASLVLFAHLRERDPSFAETVLRFWSGDPIAIPELRRRMREVGEQRPVFAPVAAAELARQRMRFGARLLAAAGSPGWLVLFDEVELIGRYSLLQRAKSYAELARWMRGENGRGTPMAAVLAMTDDFEAAVITGRNDRHVVPERLLAKGTPDAAELAAAAELGMRIIDRETHLLTPPDDAELKQVYTQLRELHGQAFGWHPPDVAGLERLGATRMRQYVRAWINEWDLVRLDPGYRPETEAVTVISDYREDPDLEHTGSE
- a CDS encoding Txe/YoeB family addiction module toxin, which codes for MRLVFTATAWNQYLSHTHRKLVKRINDLIADVMRNGYEGIGKPEPLRGELSGFWSRRIDREHRLVYRITKNDVEIIACRYHYVDR
- a CDS encoding type II toxin-antitoxin system Phd/YefM family antitoxin, which translates into the protein MRTVNFTQLRQNLAAELDSVINDAEEVVVTRSGHEPVVIVSLAEYESMKETEYLLRSPSNAAALRRSIAELEQGDTVERDLVDPATVRDVA